A single Muntiacus reevesi chromosome 9, mMunRee1.1, whole genome shotgun sequence DNA region contains:
- the LOC136175861 gene encoding olfactory receptor 51I1-like, translating to MLGLNGTLCQPATLQLTGIPGMQSGQAWVALVFCILYLISIIGNLTILALVIREPSLHQPMYYFLSMLSLNDLGVSFSTLPTVVATFCFNYRHVDFDACLVQMFFIHTFSFMESGILLAMSFDRFVVICDPLRYATVLTNNRILAMGLGILAKSFTTLFPFPFLVKRLPFCKGNVLHHSYCLHPDLMNVACGDIHVNNIYGLFVVLFTYGIDSTFILLSYTLILRAMLAIASRKQRFKALNTCMSHICAVLVFYVPIIAVSMVHRFWKSAPLVVHVMMSNVYLFVPPMLNPIIYSVKTKEIRRAIRQVFCKSWG from the coding sequence ATGTTGGGCCTCAATGGCACCCTCTGCCAGCCAGCCACACTCCAGCTAACAGGCATCCCTGGGATGCAGTCAGGTCAAGCCTGGGTTGCTCTGGTTTTCTGCATCCTCTACCTGATTTCCATCATTGGCAACCTCACCATCCTTGCTTTGGTGATTCGAGAGCCTTCTCTACACCAGCCCATGTACTACTTCCTCTCTATGCTCTCTCTCAATGATCTGGGAGTGTCCTTCTCTACACTTCCCACCGTGGTTGCTACTTTCTGTTTCAACTATCGTCATGTTGACTTTGATGCCTGCTTAGTTCAGATGTTCTTCATTCATACTTTCTCTTTCATGGAGTCAGGCATACTGCTGGCCATGAGCTTTGATCGTTTTGTGGTTATTTGTGACCCACTACGCTATGCAACTGTGCTCACCAACAACCGCATCTTGGCTATGGGCCTGGGCATCCTTGCCAAAAGTTTCACAActctcttccctttcccctttctggTGAAGCGACTGCCCTTCTGCAAAGGCAATGTTTTACATCACTCGTACTGCCTCCATCCAGATCTCATGAACGTGGCATGTGGAGATATTCATGTTAATAACATCTATGGGCTCTTTGTGGTTCTTTTCACCTACGGCATAGACTCAACATTTATCCTGCTTTCTTATACATTGATCCTGAGAGCCATGCTGGCAATTGCATCCCGGAAGCAACGGTTCAAGGCTCTCAACACCTGCATGTCCCACATCTGTGCAGTCCTGGTTTTTTATGTGCCCATAATCGCTGTCTCCATGGTCCACCGCTTCTGGAAAAGTGCCCCACTTGTTGTTCATGTCATGATGTCCAATGTCTACCTGTTTGTACCCCCCATGCTCAACCCCATCATCTACAGTGTGAAGACAAAAGAGATACGCAGAGCGATCCGTCAAGTCTTTTGTAAGTCGTGGGGCTGA
- the LOC136175860 gene encoding olfactory receptor 51I2-like: MKAESNESLDLLSVLLTGIPGLEAQHGWLSIPFFTMYVVAIVGNSLIMAAVQADPALHEPMYLFLSMLAGTEVGVSVSTLPTVMGILWLDARRVDFDGCLAQMFFIHTFSCMESGVLLAMSYDRFVAIYNPLRYTAILTLPRIVCIGLVITLKSVTFMSPLPVLLRLLPYCHTNILSHSYCLHSDLIQLPCADTKLNSILGLAIVLATFGLDSLLIVVSYALILYRVLGIASGEGRWKALNTCVSHICAVLVYYVPMIGVSVMHRTAKHASPLAHTLMSSIYLFVPPVLNPIIYSVRTKPIQQGIVTLFSRKRE, from the coding sequence ATGAAAGCTGAGAGCAATGAAAGTCTTGACCTCCTATCTGTCCTCCTGACTGGCATTCCAGGATTGGAGGCCCAACATGGCTGGCTGTCCATCCCCTTCTTCACCATGTACGTTGTAGCTATTGTGGGCAACAGCCTAATCATGGCAGCGGTGCAAGCGGATCCTGCCTTACACGAGCCCATGTACCTGTTTCTCTCCATGCTGGCTGGCACTGAGGTGGGTGTCTCTGTGTCCACACTGCCTACTGTCATGGGCATTCTTTGGCTTGACGCCCGCCGGGTTGACTTTGATGGCTGCCTTGCACAGATGTTCTTCATCCACACCTTCTCCTGCATGGAGTCAGGGGTCCTGCTGGCTATGAGCTATGATCGCTTTGTAGCCATCTACAATCCACTGCGCTACACAGCCATCCTCACCCTGCCCCGTATTGTCTGCATTGGTCTGGTCATTACACTGAAGAGTGTGACATTCATGTCTCCCCTTCCAGTCCTTTTGAGATTACTGCCCTATTGCCACACTAACATCCTCTCCCACTCTTACTGCCTCCACTCAGACCTGATCCAGCTGCCTTGTGCGGACACTAAGCTCAATAGCATCCTGGGTTTGGCCATTGTCTTGGCCACTTTTGGACTGGACTCACTGTTGATTGTGGTCTCCTATGCATTGATTCTTTACAGAGTGCTGGGCATTGCTTCTGGAGAGGGACGGTGGAAGGCCCTCAATACGTGTGTGTCACACATCTGTGCGGTACTTGTATACTATGTGCCTATGATTGGCGTGTCTGTGATGCATCGTACTGCCAAGCATGCCTCACCTCTGGCCCACACACTCATGTCCAGCATCTACCTCTTTGTCCCTCCTGTGCTCAATCCCATCATCTACAGTGTCAGGACCAAACCAATCCAACAGGGAATTGTCACCTTGTTTTCCCGCAAGAGAGAATGA